In the genome of Drosophila kikkawai strain 14028-0561.14 chromosome 2R, DkikHiC1v2, whole genome shotgun sequence, the window CTGTGTCAATTGCTTGGCCCTCGCCTGTGCCAGTTCTGTGGCGCTGGACAACTGGGTTTTTAGCTGAGCCATGACCGCTTGCTTTTCCATGAGCATAGCTTGCAGACGGTGCAGCTCTTCGGAGTGTTCGCCCATCAATTTATCTATCTTCTGAGTGAGTTGTTGCTCATTGCCAAGcagattttttattgttttcagaTGCTcttgcttttccttttcctcttcGGATAATAAACCGCGCAGCTTTGTCATCTCTTCTTGGGACTGGTCCCGAGCTTTGACGAGATCCGCCAGCTGGGCCCTGTACTTGTAGATTTCCTCTCTATCGGTCAGGATCGCCTGGCGCTGCTGTTCGATATTAAACTGGGCGTCCTTGAGCTTTGCTTTGAGCCCATCGAGCTGTGTTTCATGTTGCATGCCTAATTGCGAGAATTGGGACTCTTTCTCCGCTAACTTCTCCACGAGTTCTTGGCAGCGCTTCTCACAGTCTGACTTCAGAGTCCTAAGGTGGTCTACGTGCTGCTCCAAATCGGAATATTTCGAGCTTATTTCGTTTAGTTGATCTTGTAATTTAAGCAGCTCCTTCTCGCTCTCGGACAACTGAGTGGCTTTTAGCTTGTCCGCTGCAGTCATCTCGGTCAGACTAGTCTGGCACTTGGACAGTTCGTTCGTCAGACGCTCAACCTCGCCGTTGGCTGTCAACAGGGAAGAACTTATCTCCATGTGCAGGCTCTCCAGCTTGGCGTTGTCATCGATCAGCTTTTCGTTGACTTGCTCTAGATTGTGGATGGTGTCATTGAGTTGCTTGAGCAGAAGGCTGCTGGCTTGATCGCTGGCCAGTTGTCCTTGCAGTTCGGCCACCTGCTGGTTCTTAGCTGCAATCTCGCCATCCTTGTGGTTCAGAGTGACACGTAACTTTGCAGCACTGGCTTCCAGAGATGCCATGAGCTTAAGTTGATTAATCCTTGAAACCTTTAGTTGGCTCTCCGCCTCTAGCATTGAATCGTTTTGACGTTGAACCGTGTCCAGTTTTTCAAGCAATTGATCCGCCTTTGTCTGTAGGGCTTGCACCTCCAGAGATCGCTGATGAAGAGACGAAACAAGCATAGATTCGAACTGCTGGAATTTGGACAATTGACAACCATTCTCCTCCGATTTAACAACGACTTGGCCGCCATTCACGAGCGCAGTGATTCGGGACAGGAAGCTCTCCACCTCCTGTTGGGAGCTATGCAGCTGGCTGTTGAGATCGGTCTGGATTTGCTCAACAAATTGCAGATTTCGCTGCCGCATTGCTTCTATTCGCTCGTTCGCCACCTGTAGTTGCTGCTGAAGgtctgcctgctgctgctcgtggCTCTGCTGCACACACTGCTGCAGCTCCACGCCAAGCTGCAGGCGATCCTTCAGCTCCAGAGCTTCCTGTTCGGTCTTCTTATGCTCCAACTTTAGGGCCTCGTGCTGCTGCCGCAGCTCTTCTTTGGCGGCAATCAGTTCGTCTACCCTCCGAAGCATGTCTTTCCTGTCGGAAGCATCCAGGTTTCTGGACAACAGATCCATGTCTGAGCTCTGGGCCAACAGCTGGTCCCGACACTGCGCGTACTTGTTACGCACATATTTCTGGCGACGCTGCTCCTGATGTAGCTGCAGGACTCCGCTGTTTCGTTCGTTGATCAGGGAGTCGGTGCGGCTCTCAAGAGTTTTGTTCTTTTCGCGCAGCTCCGAGATTTCGTTGCCCAGTTGGGTCATCTGCTCCTCTTTTTCGGCCAACTGCACCTTAATCTGGCGGAGGTGCTCGTCCGCTTGGGCAGACTCATAAGTTGCCTGCTTAAGGGCTAACCGGGCCTCATCGTTTTCCCACTCCAAGGCTTTCAGGCTAGACAGTTGACTAGCTAACTTTTGCTCGTACTCCGCCTTGGTCTCCTCCAGTTCCTTGGCATGCACACGGCCCTCTTCAACTTGCTTTGCACATTGTGCCAGGGCTTGATCGCGCAGCTGCTCGTACTGCGCCTTAATCTCATCCAGTTCCTTGGCATGCTCACGGCCCTCTTCAACTAGCTTCTCACATTGTGCCAGGGCTAGATCGCGCAGCTGGCTCTGCTCTAGTAGCTGGCTGTCGCGCAGCTCAATAAGGCGTACTGACTTGGTCAACTCCTCCTTGACAACGCCAATACTGGACGACAGCTGTGAAGAGTTGTCTGTCACTGCCAAGCCGTGTTCCTCTAGGATGGCCACCAGGGACTTGCTCAGTTCCTGGAGCTCTTCTCTCAGCTGGAGGTTCTCGTGCTCCTTCTCCCGCAGCTGCTTGTCAATCACTGAGTCGGCCAGATTCTCGGGCGTAGTGTTCGGCGACATGGGCAAATCTAGCAGATCTGAGGAAGAGTTGAGCACTTCGCGCCGATTGTGCAGCTCATCGCGGGTGACTTGCAAGcactgctccagctcctgcttgTCACGTTCCAGGCAGTCAACTTGCTCTGTTTTTGTTGCGAGTGTTTGGGCGATCTCTTCCTGGCGAACCTCAAGATCCCTGATGCGGTCCATGCACACCACCAGCTGTTCCGTCGAAGATTTTACCTATTTAATACAAGAAAGCAtaataaaactattaaaatataaactttaaattcaGGCTAGAAAAACGTTAataaagaaaggaagctaacttcggcacgcggaccgattttcataaaaatggaaatggaaaatgttgtTTTCTTTACTTATGTGTGCTCTACACCACATCTATCAGATGAGGCAGGTAGTTTTAATTATCGTATCCTACCTTGCTACGCAGCTCCGCGTTTTCAATGCGCAAATCCTGCAGCTTATCACGGGTCTCCGTTATAAGGGCCTCCTTCTGGCTGATCTCCTTCATCAGGCTGCATTTCAACTGAAGTTGGAGTAAATGTTTATTAGTTTATGGTTCCTGCTACCTGCCACCACATGGTGATGTCTACTACCTACGTGATCGAACTCATTTGGAACGTATTTTCGAATCGAATCTTCATCCTCATTCTCGCTGCTATCCTTTAGTTTAGCCAGTTGCAATTTTTTCATCTTGTTTTCTGcaaaaaacaattgtaaatttagcATGCAATTTCCATAAATGCTTCTGTGCTTACCTTTTCTCAGGGATTTAATGAGATGTTCGTTCTCCAAGATCTGCTCCTCTAGGACATTCTTTTCGTATCGCTCCGCCTCTAGTTGCGCCTGAAGTCCCCTCACCTCTCTGGTTCGTTGTTCCAGCAGCTCTGTCTTGGGCGTCGCAGGTGGCGGCATTGTCCTTGGCGACGGAGAAGAGATAGGCCCGAGGAAGTCAATGGGCAGATCCGAAGCATCTTCGCCGAGGCTGCTGCTGTGACCACTGCCATCGCTGTCCAGACTGTGCGAGCTGGTGGCTCGAAATGGCTTGATCTCTGCAGCGCCCGGGGCCAGGAACATGCTGCTCACGTTGGCGATAGCCTGACTGAGATTCTCACGCGTCAGGTGTATATTCATCGTCTGCTGAAAGAATTCACAGATGCAGGACTGCGCTAGAACTGGGAGCTTCTTGCAGATGCTGTGGAAGGAGGCGCTGGGCTGCTTCACACACTTGTAGTGCAGGAGCAGTGAGTATATGTAAAGGTAGTCTGACCCGACCAGTTGCCCTCGGCCATCCAAGTTTCCATTGAACTCGGGATACATTTCTGCAGAaattatggaaatattttagttaaattaataaaaaaaattcaattataagTTAATTACTCTTACCTCCAAGAAAAGCCTGCAAGGCCGTGCTCTGCCTTGGAGAGGCTTCATTGGGCGATAGGTGTTGTGTTGGCTGAGCCTGCAGCGCAACCTCCACCACTGGCACAGGCTCCACCTGGGCCTTCTGCACATAATAAGCGAAGAACGAATCGATGTCGGTCTGCTCTAGTGTGATATAGTTTGACTTCGTGAATCCGAAGGTGTGGATCTGCAATGCCAGAGGTAATAAGCTACTTGCACTTGCTGCACTGCGTGACCCACTTTCCGGCACTTACCCACTGAAGAAGGACCTTCTCCCAGCTCTGGAGGTCCATTATGTTTTGTCAGCTTGAGGCGACGCGAACGCGAAAACGTTGACGTCACCGTAACCAAGACACACCTGCCTTTGTGCAAACTTCTAGGAAACCAACGTaactgttttcttttttttgcatcCACACGCGATCTTCAATCTGCAGTGGTAACCCACGCCACAGTAAAACAAACACCGAGCGATTGTATCTGACTTCAAACAAACAAGGACGCACTCGACATACTACAAATTTTGACAAATCTATAACGACATCTAGATAcgtgaaaaacaaagaagaacGCACTATTTTGATCAGTCCTTAAATACACAGTTCAATATGGACGCCAAGCCGCCGATCGAGCGGGCTGAGGTTATCGATTGATCGATGACGACGATAGTTCCTAAGTATCGCTAAGGTAAAATGTTTAAGCCACGTTTACACTGTGACAGCATTTTGTCCattgtgtatatttttaataaagtaataaGTAAACTAGTATTATTAAgtattaaactaaaaatcatTAATCAATTCGTTTAATTTGTTCACGAAAACCACTATCTTAGttaaacataaagaaaaaaattctGGATATTAACCTTTTTAGCCtcagtttaaatatttggttttaatataaacagcACAGTTAATCCAGACATACGGTCTGTAATTATTACTAGTTAATATCTAGAAGGGAATTggtaaataaacttaatttatgtaattttacATATCAATTATTTTGAAGATAGACGTATCTCTTTTGGCCATTTTAAGCCCTAATTTTCAAGAACCAGATGTTTTTATACCAGCAAGgaattacatatatttttagtcaGAAGTCATAAGCTCGTACGGATtacatattaatattttactttgtCTTTTGGAATAAGGAGTCGCGAATTGCAGTCTattgtgaaaaaataaatttaaatatgcaatttttattacttttaattttttttttttttttttgacaaaaaacatatttatttaaatgagtCTTGTCGAATGACccgaaatatataattttactcGCTTAAAAGTATACTGTAATGTCAGGGGaaaaatttggatttttgAAAGAAAGTTGATGCAATCGATATATTCATTGTTGTTATCGATATGAACatctttgtttttccagctctaGAAAACAGCTTGCGTGGACAAACACAGTAAAAATGAATGTAagtttattttgaaaacaatTCTCCGAAAATGTTCATCACCGTTTTCTACTCTGTACTCCCGAACAGGAGTCCGAGATCCCCATCGACATCCATACGCTGAAGCTGCAGGATTGGCTGATCAGCCGAAGGATCGTGCCCAAGAATGTTCAACAGGAGATAAGGGACATTCACACGAAGATAAGCAATGCCCTGCAGGACATGCCCTCCAACGAGCAACTAATTAAGCTATTGGCGAATACAAGTAAGTGGCGCCAGGCCTGAAAGCGGTTCAGATAATTAGACTTGGGCACCTTTCTAGATATCAACTACTACCATGTCAAGGAGATCATTGAGATTCTTAAGCAAACGGAAAAGGACACCAAGAGTGTGTTCGGCACCTACGGCAGCCAGCGCATGAAGGATTGGCAGGAGATCAGTCGCCTGTACGAGAAGAACGCCGTCTACCTAGCGGAAACGGCGCAGATATTTGTGCGGAA includes:
- the mud gene encoding putative leucine-rich repeat-containing protein DDB_G0290503 isoform X2 gives rise to the protein MDLQSWEKVLLQWIHTFGFTKSNYITLEQTDIDSFFAYYVQKAQVEPVPVVEVALQAQPTQHLSPNEASPRQSTALQAFLGEMYPEFNGNLDGRGQLVGSDYLYIYSLLLHYKCVKQPSASFHSICKKLPVLAQSCICEFFQQTMNIHLTRENLSQAIANVSSMFLAPGAAEIKPFRATSSHSLDSDGSGHSSSLGEDASDLPIDFLGPISSPSPRTMPPPATPKTELLEQRTREVRGLQAQLEAERYEKNVLEEQILENEHLIKSLRKENKMKKLQLAKLKDSSENEDEDSIRKYVPNEFDHLKCSLMKEISQKEALITETRDKLQDLRIENAELRSKVKSSTEQLVVCMDRIRDLEVRQEEIAQTLATKTEQVDCLERDKQELEQCLQVTRDELHNRREVLNSSSDLLDLPMSPNTTPENLADSVIDKQLREKEHENLQLREELQELSKSLVAILEEHGLAVTDNSSQLSSSIGVVKEELTKSVRLIELRDSQLLEQSQLRDLALAQCEKLVEEGREHAKELDEIKAQYEQLRDQALAQCAKQVEEGRVHAKELEETKAEYEQKLASQLSSLKALEWENDEARLALKQATYESAQADEHLRQIKVQLAEKEEQMTQLGNEISELREKNKTLESRTDSLINERNSGVLQLHQEQRRQKYVRNKYAQCRDQLLAQSSDMDLLSRNLDASDRKDMLRRVDELIAAKEELRQQHEALKLEHKKTEQEALELKDRLQLGVELQQCVQQSHEQQQADLQQQLQVANERIEAMRQRNLQFVEQIQTDLNSQLHSSQQEVESFLSRITALVNGGQVVVKSEENGCQLSKFQQFESMLVSSLHQRSLEVQALQTKADQLLEKLDTVQRQNDSMLEAESQLKVSRINQLKLMASLEASAAKLRVTLNHKDGEIAAKNQQVAELQGQLASDQASSLLLKQLNDTIHNLEQVNEKLIDDNAKLESLHMEISSSLLTANGEVERLTNELSKCQTSLTEMTAADKLKATQLSESEKELLKLQDQLNEISSKYSDLEQHVDHLRTLKSDCEKRCQELVEKLAEKESQFSQLGMQHETQLDGLKAKLKDAQFNIEQQRQAILTDREEIYKYRAQLADLVKARDQSQEEMTKLRGLLSEEEKEKQEHLKTIKNLLGNEQQLTQKIDKLMGEHSEELHRLQAMLMEKQAVMAQLKTQLSSATELAQARAKQLTQAELAQVELAASLQSEKAMAEQLRVEEEEKSSAAYERIGKLEKLRDIQEHKARQLSDQLAEADQMKVSLNLEIGALNSDIEQRKRQMAEQASQLSAKQNEIAELESRLKSEVDQHKLVKVELEQITVKLAEVQQELNSTRLVQDTQHFELDEKTREMEMERADSAERVRFYQRRIDSLEGQLAEVQAASQTQEQAQGPTDLCTTYSKADCPAAASDDELVQLRQEMARSKLDCQILQAKYRETKEEIQRCEQKIKDQRLEMEGKLDKMKTKMDGPHSLDDSMCALLSSTGTGTRKKSIGTHYKRPGPPTPSKNGGRLSFGSSEPPREVLRDCSDHNSNSKTPARFKFLTTRFSVGSSGLPRDELPQRKRSTILTRLQRRRLQRQTADAFCTSTPRKSRSYYDRQRLIGTVFSDEEQIEVVDNSGEQTTPHLSNGALLALTQGNTRRITVTPTTKRQARLPLYLHGNGTPKLGISGERMRQRRKMNRERMARFDQDRPLDQVRLSDRISCSGRPSQILMGNTVVLDDGRGRRSVVGVTFKVDDSLQLEVQQFEADNMSKWTPGNESSEVGDCRFEELCKRKASAAPFHVQPTVGVADLQAVECSTLFRTFACQEWQRVILVVSGLSVVVALFSLLVRAWV
- the mud gene encoding putative leucine-rich repeat-containing protein DDB_G0290503 isoform X4, which encodes MDLQSWEKVLLQWIHTFGFTKSNYITLEQTDIDSFFAYYVQKAQVEPVPVVEVALQAQPTQHLSPNEASPRQSTALQAFLGEMYPEFNGNLDGRGQLVGSDYLYIYSLLLHYKCVKQPSASFHSICKKLPVLAQSCICEFFQQTMNIHLTRENLSQAIANVSSMFLAPGAAEIKPFRATSSHSLDSDGSGHSSSLGEDASDLPIDFLGPISSPSPRTMPPPATPKTELLEQRTREVRGLQAQLEAERYEKNVLEEQILENEHLIKSLRKENKMKKLQLAKLKDSSENEDEDSIRKYVPNEFDHLKCSLMKEISQKEALITETRDKLQDLRIENAELRSKVKSSTEQLVVCMDRIRDLEVRQEEIAQTLATKTEQVDCLERDKQELEQCLQVTRDELHNRREVLNSSSDLLDLPMSPNTTPENLADSVIDKQLREKEHENLQLREELQELSKSLVAILEEHGLAVTDNSSQLSSSIGVVKEELTKSVRLIELRDSQLLEQSQLRDLALAQCEKLVEEGREHAKELDEIKAQYEQLRDQALAQCAKQVEEGRVHAKELEETKAEYEQKLASQLSSLKALEWENDEARLALKQATYESAQADEHLRQIKVQLAEKEEQMTQLGNEISELREKNKTLESRTDSLINERNSGVLQLHQEQRRQKYVRNKYAQCRDQLLAQSSDMDLLSRNLDASDRKDMLRRVDELIAAKEELRQQHEALKLEHKKTEQEALELKDRLQLGVELQQCVQQSHEQQQADLQQQLQVANERIEAMRQRNLQFVEQIQTDLNSQLHSSQQEVESFLSRITALVNGGQVVVKSEENGCQLSKFQQFESMLVSSLHQRSLEVQALQTKADQLLEKLDTVQRQNDSMLEAESQLKVSRINQLKLMASLEASAAKLRVTLNHKDGEIAAKNQQVAELQGQLASDQASSLLLKQLNDTIHNLEQVNEKLIDDNAKLESLHMEISSSLLTANGEVERLTNELSKCQTSLTEMTAADKLKATQLSESEKELLKLQDQLNEISSKYSDLEQHVDHLRTLKSDCEKRCQELVEKLAEKESQFSQLGMQHETQLDGLKAKLKDAQFNIEQQRQAILTDREEIYKYRAQLADLVKARDQSQEEMTKLRGLLSEEEKEKQEHLKTIKNLLGNEQQLTQKIDKLMGEHSEELHRLQAMLMEKQAVMAQLKTQLSSATELAQARAKQLTQAELAQVELAASLQSEKAMAEQLRVEEEEKSSAAYERIGKLEKLRDIQEHKARQLSDQLAEADQMKVSLNLEIGALNSDIEQRKRQMAEQASQLSAKQNEIAELESRLKSEVDQHKLVKVELEQITVKLAEVQQELNSTRLVQDTQHFELDEKTREMEMERADSAERVRFYQRRIDSLEGQLAEVQAASQTQEQAQGPTDLCTTYSKADCPAAASDDELVQLRQEMARSKLDCQILQAKYRETKEEIQRCEQKIKDQRLEMEGKLDKMKTKMTQTHLSVNPRAPGVIGNSGGTGGAARAMIAANAEAASMVRNMNQPRRQHAGIQCRRGRDRRCISTRMVLFLASAQAVLMGIVHMILYHNDVDLQLHYRNPSQF
- the mud gene encoding early endosome antigen 1 isoform X3 → MDLQSWEKVLLQWIHTFGFTKSNYITLEQTDIDSFFAYYVQKAQVEPVPVVEVALQAQPTQHLSPNEASPRQSTALQAFLGEMYPEFNGNLDGRGQLVGSDYLYIYSLLLHYKCVKQPSASFHSICKKLPVLAQSCICEFFQQTMNIHLTRENLSQAIANVSSMFLAPGAAEIKPFRATSSHSLDSDGSGHSSSLGEDASDLPIDFLGPISSPSPRTMPPPATPKTELLEQRTREVRGLQAQLEAERYEKNVLEEQILENEHLIKSLRKENKMKKLQLAKLKDSSENEDEDSIRKYVPNEFDHLKCSLMKEISQKEALITETRDKLQDLRIENAELRSKVKSSTEQLVVCMDRIRDLEVRQEEIAQTLATKTEQVDCLERDKQELEQCLQVTRDELHNRREVLNSSSDLLDLPMSPNTTPENLADSVIDKQLREKEHENLQLREELQELSKSLVAILEEHGLAVTDNSSQLSSSIGVVKEELTKSVRLIELRDSQLLEQSQLRDLALAQCEKLVEEGREHAKELDEIKAQYEQLRDQALAQCAKQVEEGRVHAKELEETKAEYEQKLASQLSSLKALEWENDEARLALKQATYESAQADEHLRQIKVQLAEKEEQMTQLGNEISELREKNKTLESRTDSLINERNSGVLQLHQEQRRQKYVRNKYAQCRDQLLAQSSDMDLLSRNLDASDRKDMLRRVDELIAAKEELRQQHEALKLEHKKTEQEALELKDRLQLGVELQQCVQQSHEQQQADLQQQLQVANERIEAMRQRNLQFVEQIQTDLNSQLHSSQQEVESFLSRITALVNGGQVVVKSEENGCQLSKFQQFESMLVSSLHQRSLEVQALQTKADQLLEKLDTVQRQNDSMLEAESQLKVSRINQLKLMASLEASAAKLRVTLNHKDGEIAAKNQQVAELQGQLASDQASSLLLKQLNDTIHNLEQVNEKLIDDNAKLESLHMEISSSLLTANGEVERLTNELSKCQTSLTEMTAADKLKATQLSESEKELLKLQDQLNEISSKYSDLEQHVDHLRTLKSDCEKRCQELVEKLAEKESQFSQLGMQHETQLDGLKAKLKDAQFNIEQQRQAILTDREEIYKYRAQLADLVKARDQSQEEMTKLRGLLSEEEKEKQEHLKTIKNLLGNEQQLTQKIDKLMGEHSEELHRLQAMLMEKQAVMAQLKTQLSSATELAQARAKQLTQAELAQVELAASLQSEKAMAEQLRVEEEEKSSAAYERIGKLEKLRDIQEHKARQLSDQLAEADQMKVSLNLEIGALNSDIEQRKRQMAEQASQLSAKQNEIAELESRLKSEVDQHKLVKVELEQITVKLAEVQQELNSTRLVQDTQHFELDEKTREMEMERADSAERVRFYQRRIDSLEGQLAEVQAASQTQEQAQGPTDLCTTYSKADCPAAASDDELVQLRQEMARSKLDCQILQAKYRETKEEIQRCEQKIKDQRLEMEGKLDKMKTKMRSLYTAEVTRMKEKQERDAASNKAELEALTAQNVKYEEHTRKLSNQIVRLNDKILEQQKQHAIISTKLRHLQMQPPVNATKVPASSHLVTVNASSSAGNDDWQPFKRPNAPSSNLTMEDEEGEVFNNTYLTDLKLGRVPDITAEELNYRNSLQPPHLKSTYAAQYDLSSQDEDLKDGPHSLDDSMCALLSSTGTGTRKKSIGTHYKRPGPPTPSKNGGRLSFGSSEPPREVLRDCSDHNSNSKTPARFKFLTTRFSVGSSGLPRDENSPPKRRLSNMFKRKER
- the mud gene encoding early endosome antigen 1 isoform X1, which translates into the protein MDLQSWEKVLLQWIHTFGFTKSNYITLEQTDIDSFFAYYVQKAQVEPVPVVEVALQAQPTQHLSPNEASPRQSTALQAFLGEMYPEFNGNLDGRGQLVGSDYLYIYSLLLHYKCVKQPSASFHSICKKLPVLAQSCICEFFQQTMNIHLTRENLSQAIANVSSMFLAPGAAEIKPFRATSSHSLDSDGSGHSSSLGEDASDLPIDFLGPISSPSPRTMPPPATPKTELLEQRTREVRGLQAQLEAERYEKNVLEEQILENEHLIKSLRKENKMKKLQLAKLKDSSENEDEDSIRKYVPNEFDHLKCSLMKEISQKEALITETRDKLQDLRIENAELRSKVKSSTEQLVVCMDRIRDLEVRQEEIAQTLATKTEQVDCLERDKQELEQCLQVTRDELHNRREVLNSSSDLLDLPMSPNTTPENLADSVIDKQLREKEHENLQLREELQELSKSLVAILEEHGLAVTDNSSQLSSSIGVVKEELTKSVRLIELRDSQLLEQSQLRDLALAQCEKLVEEGREHAKELDEIKAQYEQLRDQALAQCAKQVEEGRVHAKELEETKAEYEQKLASQLSSLKALEWENDEARLALKQATYESAQADEHLRQIKVQLAEKEEQMTQLGNEISELREKNKTLESRTDSLINERNSGVLQLHQEQRRQKYVRNKYAQCRDQLLAQSSDMDLLSRNLDASDRKDMLRRVDELIAAKEELRQQHEALKLEHKKTEQEALELKDRLQLGVELQQCVQQSHEQQQADLQQQLQVANERIEAMRQRNLQFVEQIQTDLNSQLHSSQQEVESFLSRITALVNGGQVVVKSEENGCQLSKFQQFESMLVSSLHQRSLEVQALQTKADQLLEKLDTVQRQNDSMLEAESQLKVSRINQLKLMASLEASAAKLRVTLNHKDGEIAAKNQQVAELQGQLASDQASSLLLKQLNDTIHNLEQVNEKLIDDNAKLESLHMEISSSLLTANGEVERLTNELSKCQTSLTEMTAADKLKATQLSESEKELLKLQDQLNEISSKYSDLEQHVDHLRTLKSDCEKRCQELVEKLAEKESQFSQLGMQHETQLDGLKAKLKDAQFNIEQQRQAILTDREEIYKYRAQLADLVKARDQSQEEMTKLRGLLSEEEKEKQEHLKTIKNLLGNEQQLTQKIDKLMGEHSEELHRLQAMLMEKQAVMAQLKTQLSSATELAQARAKQLTQAELAQVELAASLQSEKAMAEQLRVEEEEKSSAAYERIGKLEKLRDIQEHKARQLSDQLAEADQMKVSLNLEIGALNSDIEQRKRQMAEQASQLSAKQNEIAELESRLKSEVDQHKLVKVELEQITVKLAEVQQELNSTRLVQDTQHFELDEKTREMEMERADSAERVRFYQRRIDSLEGQLAEVQAASQTQEQAQGPTDLCTTYSKADCPAAASDDELVQLRQEMARSKLDCQILQAKYRETKEEIQRCEQKIKDQRLEMEGKLDKMKTKMRSLYTAEVTRMKEKQERDAASNKAELEALTAQNVKYEEHTRKLSNQIVRLNDKILEQQKQHAIISTKLRHLQMQPPVNATKVPASSHLVTVNASSSAGNDDWQPFKRPNAPSSNLTMEDEEGEVFNNTYLTDLKLGRVPDITAEELNYRNSLQPPHLKSTYAAQYDLSSQDEDLKDGPHSLDDSMCALLSSTGTGTRKKSIGTHYKRPGPPTPSKNGGRLSFGSSEPPREVLRDCSDHNSNSKTPARFKFLTTRFSVGSSGLPRDELPQRKRSTILTRLQRRRLQRQTADAFCTSTPRKSRSYYDRQRLIGTVFSDEEQIEVVDNSGEQTTPHLSNGALLALTQGNTRRITVTPTTKRQARLPLYLHGNGTPKLGISGERMRQRRKMNRERMARFDQDRPLDQVRLSDRISCSGRPSQILMGNTVVLDDGRGRRSVVGVTFKVDDSLQLEVQQFEADNMSKWTPGNESSEVGDCRFEELCKRKASAAPFHVQPTVGVADLQAVECSTLFRTFACQEWQRVILVVSGLSVVVALFSLLVRAWV
- the mud gene encoding putative leucine-rich repeat-containing protein DDB_G0290503 isoform X6, translated to MDLQSWEKVLLQWIHTFGFTKSNYITLEQTDIDSFFAYYVQKAQVEPVPVVEVALQAQPTQHLSPNEASPRQSTALQAFLGEMYPEFNGNLDGRGQLVGSDYLYIYSLLLHYKCVKQPSASFHSICKKLPVLAQSCICEFFQQTMNIHLTRENLSQAIANVSSMFLAPGAAEIKPFRATSSHSLDSDGSGHSSSLGEDASDLPIDFLGPISSPSPRTMPPPATPKTELLEQRTREVRGLQAQLEAERYEKNVLEEQILENEHLIKSLRKENKMKKLQLAKLKDSSENEDEDSIRKYVPNEFDHLKCSLMKEISQKEALITETRDKLQDLRIENAELRSKVKSSTEQLVVCMDRIRDLEVRQEEIAQTLATKTEQVDCLERDKQELEQCLQVTRDELHNRREVLNSSSDLLDLPMSPNTTPENLADSVIDKQLREKEHENLQLREELQELSKSLVAILEEHGLAVTDNSSQLSSSIGVVKEELTKSVRLIELRDSQLLEQSQLRDLALAQCEKLVEEGREHAKELDEIKAQYEQLRDQALAQCAKQVEEGRVHAKELEETKAEYEQKLASQLSSLKALEWENDEARLALKQATYESAQADEHLRQIKVQLAEKEEQMTQLGNEISELREKNKTLESRTDSLINERNSGVLQLHQEQRRQKYVRNKYAQCRDQLLAQSSDMDLLSRNLDASDRKDMLRRVDELIAAKEELRQQHEALKLEHKKTEQEALELKDRLQLGVELQQCVQQSHEQQQADLQQQLQVANERIEAMRQRNLQFVEQIQTDLNSQLHSSQQEVESFLSRITALVNGGQVVVKSEENGCQLSKFQQFESMLVSSLHQRSLEVQALQTKADQLLEKLDTVQRQNDSMLEAESQLKVSRINQLKLMASLEASAAKLRVTLNHKDGEIAAKNQQVAELQGQLASDQASSLLLKQLNDTIHNLEQVNEKLIDDNAKLESLHMEISSSLLTANGEVERLTNELSKCQTSLTEMTAADKLKATQLSESEKELLKLQDQLNEISSKYSDLEQHVDHLRTLKSDCEKRCQELVEKLAEKESQFSQLGMQHETQLDGLKAKLKDAQFNIEQQRQAILTDREEIYKYRAQLADLVKARDQSQEEMTKLRGLLSEEEKEKQEHLKTIKNLLGNEQQLTQKIDKLMGEHSEELHRLQAMLMEKQAVMAQLKTQLSSATELAQARAKQLTQAELAQVELAASLQSEKAMAEQLRVEEEEKSSAAYERIGKLEKLRDIQEHKARQLSDQLAEADQMKVSLNLEIGALNSDIEQRKRQMAEQASQLSAKQNEIAELESRLKSEVDQHKLVKVELEQITVKLAEVQQELNSTRLVQDTQHFELDEKTREMEMERADSAERVRFYQRRIDSLEGQLAEVQAASQTQEQAQGPTDLCTTYSKADCPAAASDDELVQLRQEMARSKLDCQILQAKYRETKEEIQRCEQKIKDQRLEMEGKLDKMKTKMFIFNKYATSTCLL